A region of Oceanicoccus sp. KOV_DT_Chl DNA encodes the following proteins:
- a CDS encoding TetR/AcrR family transcriptional regulator, with protein MNSVTIYNYVTPFIKSIKNLKMTKKKSGRPPQTSREDILNTAMLILREGEGAFTIRSLAQRLGTAPTSIYNYFRNKDDLLAELAALALKDMAVDCAADRWDIAIRDWMNRSLALMVKGPELMQLIALVASSAAIVTKLEELAGLIQQAGLAEEDAARQAQSLLWEVVGFAVLQLGASDSVVVERNRAVWNDPVYANFGKYMAVDHFEALWCATVDRSIAGIAALKASG; from the coding sequence ATGAACAGCGTTACAATATATAATTATGTAACACCGTTCATAAAGTCAATAAAAAACCTGAAGATGACAAAAAAGAAATCTGGCCGCCCGCCCCAAACCAGTCGGGAAGACATCCTTAACACCGCTATGCTTATTCTCCGGGAGGGTGAGGGAGCATTTACTATCCGCAGCTTGGCCCAGCGCCTAGGAACGGCACCCACCTCAATCTACAACTACTTCAGAAACAAGGACGATCTGCTTGCCGAGCTGGCGGCATTGGCGCTAAAAGACATGGCTGTAGATTGTGCAGCAGATCGCTGGGACATCGCCATAAGAGATTGGATGAACCGCTCTTTGGCATTGATGGTCAAGGGCCCGGAGCTGATGCAGTTGATCGCCCTGGTCGCGTCGTCTGCCGCCATTGTGACCAAGCTGGAAGAATTGGCTGGACTAATTCAGCAGGCGGGACTTGCGGAGGAAGATGCTGCGCGGCAGGCTCAGAGCCTGTTGTGGGAGGTAGTGGGTTTTGCGGTACTGCAACTGGGTGCGAGTGATTCGGTGGTGGTGGAGCGTAACCGCGCGGTATGGAATGACCCCGTCTATGCGAACTTCGGTAAGTATATGGCTGTTGATCATTTCGAGGCTCTGTGGTGTGCGACGGTGGACCGTTCGATTGCCGGGATTGCAGCGTTAAAGGCTTCGGGGTAA
- a CDS encoding sulfotransferase yields MSYPSPQQPVSIKLINRLGRVPRQLGLSAPSLAPEKLIVKAQKQTGLSDFGDDSFRLGLDRLTAALENEARLSTIGRIAAHGMLLDNLKIRLQLTDYRKQRPVVAEQLIKRPLFVLGLPRTGTTILYELLAQDPAHRAPMSWEVSQPIPPAQLQTFTTDPRIPVVDKILQQTEMLAPGFKAIHAIGAELPRSALRCWPPILSLINMAPAFSYRAIAAGR; encoded by the coding sequence GTGTCGTATCCATCACCCCAGCAACCTGTCTCTATCAAGCTGATCAATCGATTGGGCCGGGTGCCTCGCCAGCTAGGGCTGTCTGCGCCTTCGCTCGCTCCGGAGAAGTTAATCGTCAAGGCACAAAAGCAGACCGGGCTCAGCGACTTTGGAGATGACAGCTTCCGGTTGGGCCTTGATAGACTCACCGCAGCTTTAGAAAACGAGGCAAGGTTATCGACGATTGGCCGCATCGCTGCTCATGGCATGTTGCTCGACAATCTGAAGATACGTCTGCAGTTAACTGACTATCGCAAACAACGCCCCGTCGTCGCGGAGCAACTTATCAAGCGCCCGCTCTTTGTGCTGGGTCTGCCGCGCACCGGCACCACCATCCTCTATGAATTATTGGCGCAGGATCCGGCCCACCGCGCACCGATGAGCTGGGAGGTATCGCAACCCATACCGCCGGCACAGTTGCAGACATTCACAACCGACCCGCGAATCCCCGTAGTGGATAAGATCCTGCAACAAACGGAAATGCTGGCACCGGGTTTCAAAGCTATTCACGCAATCGGTGCCGAATTGCCCAGGAGTGCATTGCGATGCTGGCCTCCCATTTTATCTCTGATCAATATGGCGCCAGCTTTTTCATACCGGGCTATCGCCGCTGGGCGCTAG